From the Streptomonospora nanhaiensis genome, the window ACCGCCCCCTACTCCCAGACGCCGTGCGTGTGGTTCCGCGTCGAGGTGGTCCACCACCACTGGGAGGAGGAGGCCGGCGACCGCCTCGAACTGACCCGCGTCTTCGACCTGCACTCCCACGAGCCGTTCGTGCTGCGCGACTCCGGCACCGAGGCCCTGTGCCGCCCGCACTGGATCACCGTCGACGACGCCGAACTCGTCCACGACCGGTTCGAGGCCGACGCCGAACCGCCCCGCGACGCGCTGTCCCCGCCGCACCTGAGCATCGAGGAGCGCGCCGAGCGCACCGCCAGCACCACCGTGGCCGGCCCCGCCGCGCTGCGGCCCGGCTGCACCTACCGCGAGTGGGTCATCCGCCCGGGCACCAACGTGTTCGTGCGCGCCCACCCCAAGCGGCGCGAGGACGGCGGCCTCATGCTGATCGGCGACGAGGACGCCCCCATGGTGGTCTCCACCCACACCGAGCGCGAGCTGATCGCCGAGGACCGCACCAAGGAGTTCGTCGGCTTCTCGGTGCTGCCGGTGGCGCTCCTCCTGCTGCTGCTCGCCCTCACCCTCGGCTAAGGGCCGCTCCGGGCGGCCGTACCGGGGGCCGCGCGCGGCCGCCCGGAGCGGCGGCCGCGTCCCGCGCGGCGGCTACAGCGCCGCCGCCAGCCGCTCCTGGTGCAGGGCCTCGCCCCACGACGGCGGCAGCGGCGCGAGGTCGCCCACGCGCATCCGCAGCAGCAGGTCGGCCAGGTGCGGGTTGCGCGGCAGCGCCGGGCCGTGCAGGTAGGTGCCGATGACCTGGCCCTGGTAGGCGCCCTCGGTCTGGCCGTCGTTGCCGATCCCGGTGACCGTGCGCGACAGCGGCACGGCTGAGGGGCCCACGGCGGTGCGGCCCTGGTGGTTCTCGAACCCGGTGATCCGCCCGCCGCCCAGCTCCGGGGCGACGTCGGCGACGATCTCGCCGACGGCGCGGGTCTCGCCGCGCCCGCTGCGGACGTCGAGGATCCCCACGCCCGGCAGCGGGTTGTCGGCGTCGTCGCCGTAGCTCTCGCCGATGATCTGGTAGCCGGCGCAGACGGCGAACACGGCGGCGCCGCGCTCGGCCGCCCGCTTCAGGCCGCCGTCGGAGCGCAGCCGCTCGGCCGCCAGGATCTGCGGGCGGTCCTCGCCGCCGCCCAGCAGGTAGATGTCGCCCTCGACCGGCACGGGGTCGCTGGAGAGCACGCGCACGAGTTCGGTCCTGATGCCGCGCAGCTCGGCGCGGCGGCGCAGGATGAGCGCGTTGCCCTGGTCGCCGTAGGTGCTCAGCAGGTCGGGGTAGATCCAGACGATGCGCAGGGCGCTGCTGGTGTCGCTCATGAGGGCTCCTCGCTACTGGACGCGGCCGTAGTGGGCGCGGATCTGCTGGAAGGCCGTGTAGTTGGCGATCACGTCCACCTTGGTGATGTCGGGCTGCTCGGCCTTGAGCCGGGTGATGACGTCGCTCACCTTGTCGGCGGTCTCGAAGGGGACCTCGTCGGTCTCCAGCCGCAGCGCGAGGTCGGTGCGGCGCTCGCCCATGACGAACACCCGCCGCCCGCGCAGCACGGTGTAGTCGACGTCCCACAGCCAGGAGGTGTCCTTGCCGTCGGGGATCTGGGCGTTGACCGACAGGATCACCGGCACCCGGGGCGGGTCGAGAACCGCGAAGGACTCCAGCCAGCCGGCCGGGTTCTTGGCCAGCAGCAGCCGGACCTCCACCCCGTCGGTGACCACGGAGGTGTAGCGGCCCGCGACCGAGCGGATCTCCTGCAGGCGCGGCAGGGAGCGCTCCGGGGGGATCCCGTAGGCGGCGGCGGTGGCCATGGCGATGGCGGCGTTGGCGCGGTTGGCGTCGCCGGGGAGGTTGAGCCGCAGCGGCCAGCGCTGCTCGTAGGGGTCGATCACGGCGTCGGTGCGGTTGTCGACCGCCCACGTGGTCTCGGGGCGGCGCATGCCGCACTCGGGGCACTCCCAGTGGGGGTCGGGCTCGCGCTTGAGGTGCCCGCCGCACTCGGGGCAGCACCAGGAGTCCTCCTTCCAGCGCTGGCCCGCCGAGACCCAGGTGGCGTAGTGGGCGCCCATGCCGGCCCAGGCCACCAGGGGGTCGTCGGCGTTGGCGACCACGTGGGTCTCGCTCAGCGCCAGCGCCTCGCGCCACTTCTTGGCGAGGAGGTTGATCTCGGAGGCGCGGTCCATCTGGTCGCGGCTGAGGTTCATCAGCACGACCACGGCCGGGTTGGTGTCGCGCAGCACCCGCGGCAGGTACTTCTCGTCGACCTCCAGCACGCCGTTGCGGGCGTCGGGGGCGTTGGACAGCGCGGTGATGTGCCCGGTGGGCATGTTCGCGCCGTGCTCGTTGGTGGCGACCGGCCCCAGCTCGCGCAGCGCGGCCGCGATCAGCCGGGTCGTGGTGGTCTTGCCGTTGGTCGCGCTGACGAGGGCGAGGCGGCGACCGCGGGCCAGCTTCGCGAGCAGGTCGGGCTCGACCTTGAGCGCGATGCGCCCGCCGATGACGGAGCCGTCGCCGCGCCCGGTGGCCCGGGACAGCGAGGCCGCGCCCTTGCCCAGAGCCGCGGCCAGTTGGGCGCGCAAGGGAAGTTCGCTCATGATCCCCACAACGTTCGATACGGGTGGATTGCCTACGCAACAGGCGGTGGGACCAGCCTATTGCCCTGTCCGAGCGCGGAATTCGCCCCGGCGACCGCACGGCACCGCGCGGCCCGGACGGGGCGGACTCCGGCGAACACCCCGGATGCCGCCGTACCGGGCCTTTCAGGGCGGTACCGGACGGCACCGGGCGGTGCCGAGCGGACCGGCGGCGCACCGGAGCACCGCGCCCGCGCGAGGCGCGCGGGACGGACGAGGGGCGGAAGGGGCGCCGCCGGACGCGGCGGCGCCGGGGCGGCTAGGCCGTGCGCCAGTCCAGGCGCTCGGGCGGGGGGCCGAGGTTGGGCGGCGGGCCGCCATCGGGGTCGGCTCCGGCGCCGGGCCCGGCGGTATCCTCCGGCACGGGCGCCTCCGGCGCCTCCTCCACGGTGCCCAGGGTGGCGGTGGGCAGGGTGACGATGCCCGGGTTGGCGTCGGCGAGCACCGGGCCGTCAGGGCCGGGCAGGACCATCGCCGAGTGCGGCAGGGTGCGCAGCCCGTGGGCGTCGAGCCGGTGGTCGTCCAGCACGTCGCCGGCGCCCGGGCCGCCGTCCAGGCCGGCCGCCTGCGCGGTGGTGCGCCCCCAGGCGGTGGCCGCGCGCACGTGCCGCACCAGGTCCAGCGGCGGCACCGAGGTGGCGGCGTTGCGCATGGCCACCGGCGCGGTAACGCCCTCGGCGCTGTCCTCGACGTAGCTGTCGGCCACCGACCCGCTCAGCGCCTCGGCGATCACCTCGGTCAGCCGGTGCACCCGGACCACCGGCGGCCGGGTGCCGGCGCCCGCCGCGCCCCGCGCCCGGAGCACCGGCAGCACCCGCGCGGCCGCGCCGTTGCCCGGCTGGCGCATCACGACCGGGAAGTGCCCCTCGTCCGCCAGCCAGTGCGCGGTGTCGTCGCCGATCTCGCGGAACATCAGCACCAGGCCCGCACCGGCGAAGCTCGCGGTCTCGGCCAGGCGCTCCAGGTCGTGCTCGGGCACGGAGTCGGCGCCGCACACCACCACGGTGTGCCGCCAGGGCGGCGCGGCGGCGCCGGCGGTGCGGGTGGCGCGCAGCTCCAGCAGCTCGCTGAGCGCGGCCACGGTGTAGGTGCCGTAGGCGCGCGCCGCGACGTCGCCGAGCGTGCGGTCGGTGGCGATGACCTTGATCTGGGCGTAGGGCTCCTCGGCGGCGCGCCGGCCGACGCCCTCGAAGGGCGCGAGATGGTGCTCCAGCTCCCAGGCGCGCTCCCGCACCGCGCGGTCGCGCCCGCAGCGGGCGCGCAGCTCGGCGCGCTGGGCCGCGGTGAGCTGGGTGAGCACGGGGTCGCCCTCGGTGCCGGGGTCGTCCTCGGGCGTGCTCAGCGCCCGCAGCCCGCCGATGAGCACGGCGATGCTGATCTGGGGGCCCAGCACCTCGAAGATCCGCAGCAGCAGGGTCTCGTCGGCGTCGATGTCGGCCTTGGCGTCGGAGGCGCAGGCCAGCGAGGCCAGGATGCGGGCGCGCGGCCCGGCGCCGAGGTTGGTGCCCAGGTTCATCCGCGGCAGGTCGGCCGGCAGCACCCAGACGCGCGGGATCACCGCCGAGCGCTTCACCAGCGAGCACAGCTCGCCCGCGACCGCGCGGCCCGACAGGTCGACCACCGTGAGGTCGCCGCCCACGCGCAGCACCGAGGCGCCGACCGTGGCCAGCAGCGCCGACCAGCCGACCTCGGTGCCGCCGGCCACCACCACGGTGTGCGCGTCCTCGGGCGGGCGCACCGCGTACCACCGGGGCTGGGCGTCGTAGACCCGCTTGCGCCGCTGCCACTCGGTGTAGGCGCGGGCGTGCTCCTCCTGGCGCTCGCGCAGGTCGCGCTCGCGCTCGGCGCGCTCGGCGGCCAGCCGCTCCTCCTCGCGGCGCAGCCGCTCGCGCATGGCCTGGCGACCCTGGAGCAGCGCCACTCCCACGGGCAGCGCCACCACGACCGAGGCCAGGCAGATCCCCAGCGCGAACACCCCGGGCAGGACCCGCACCGGCCACAGCAGCACGCTGAGGGCCGACAGCCCGCCCAGCGCGGCGAGCGCGAGGTAGAGGGGGCGGTTGGTGCGCTTCTCGCCGGCCCGCTGCGCGGCGATCCACTCCCGGCTGACCCGCATCTGGTCGGGCGGCGCCGGGCGGTGCGGAGGGGGGCCCGGGTCGGGCACCAGGATCTCGTACCGCCACCCGAGGGAGGTCGGATTCGCCTGCGTTCCCGCTGCGGGGTCGGCCACCTCGAAGCACCTCCTGCCCGGCCTGCCGGGGGCGTCCGGGTCGGCATCGCGTTGCATGCGGAGATCTGGGGAGACTACCTGGAGATGTTGTCAGGCGGTTGCCGAGTTGTCACGGCTTTGCCGCAAAGTGCGCCATCCGCTCCGCCGCCCGATGAAAAACGCCGGCGCGGGCGGGGGTGTCCCCCGTCCGCGCCGGCGACCGGTGCACCGGGCCGGGCGATCGGCTCAGGCGTCGACCTGGAGGTCGATGACCTTGCCCACCTCGGCCGTGATGTCGTACTCGGCGGTGAAGCCCTGGGAGGCGAGCACCCGGACCCTCCACGCGCCGTCGGCGGCGAAGAACCGGAAGGTGCCCTCCTCACCCGTGGCGACCTCGCCGACGAAGTCGCCCGAGTCGTCCAGCAGCCGGGCGTAGGCGCCGCTGAGCGGCACGCCGCCGCGCCGCACGACCCCCTGGATCACCGCCTGGCCCTTGGCGTCGACGTCGGCCAGGGCTACGCCCCCGACGGGTGCGCCGCATCCGTTGTCGCTCACAGCGTGTCCTCCATGCTCAGTGCGGTTTGGCGTTCGCCGGCGGGCGAACGGGTCGGGCCTACTTCGCCTCGCCCAGCTCGACCGGGACGCCCACCAGCGAGCCGTACTCGGTCCAGGAGCCGTCGTAGTTCTTGACGTTGGGCAGGCCCAGCAGCTCGTGCAGCGCGAACCAGGTGTGCGAGGAGCGCTCGCCGATCCGGCAGTAGGCGATGATGTCCTTGTTCAGGTCGACGCCGGCCTCGGTGTACAGCTCCCGCAGCTCCTCGTCGGACTTGAAGGTGCCGTCCTCGTTGGCGGTCTTGGACCACGGGATGTTGCGCGCGGTGGGGATGTGCCCCGGGCG encodes:
- a CDS encoding type 1 glutamine amidotransferase translates to MSDTSSALRIVWIYPDLLSTYGDQGNALILRRRAELRGIRTELVRVLSSDPVPVEGDIYLLGGGEDRPQILAAERLRSDGGLKRAAERGAAVFAVCAGYQIIGESYGDDADNPLPGVGILDVRSGRGETRAVGEIVADVAPELGGGRITGFENHQGRTAVGPSAVPLSRTVTGIGNDGQTEGAYQGQVIGTYLHGPALPRNPHLADLLLRMRVGDLAPLPPSWGEALHQERLAAAL
- a CDS encoding MurT ligase domain-containing protein translates to MSELPLRAQLAAALGKGAASLSRATGRGDGSVIGGRIALKVEPDLLAKLARGRRLALVSATNGKTTTTRLIAAALRELGPVATNEHGANMPTGHITALSNAPDARNGVLEVDEKYLPRVLRDTNPAVVVLMNLSRDQMDRASEINLLAKKWREALALSETHVVANADDPLVAWAGMGAHYATWVSAGQRWKEDSWCCPECGGHLKREPDPHWECPECGMRRPETTWAVDNRTDAVIDPYEQRWPLRLNLPGDANRANAAIAMATAAAYGIPPERSLPRLQEIRSVAGRYTSVVTDGVEVRLLLAKNPAGWLESFAVLDPPRVPVILSVNAQIPDGKDTSWLWDVDYTVLRGRRVFVMGERRTDLALRLETDEVPFETADKVSDVITRLKAEQPDITKVDVIANYTAFQQIRAHYGRVQ
- a CDS encoding GIDE domain-containing protein, which gives rise to MNNVAVTLQLLALILVGLGCWLWLRAMKARAHRLSLQTTPNFTLGRLAEAADPPETAEVLAQAWAGPDGQLTAPYSQTPCVWFRVEVVHHHWEEEAGDRLELTRVFDLHSHEPFVLRDSGTEALCRPHWITVDDAELVHDRFEADAEPPRDALSPPHLSIEERAERTASTTVAGPAALRPGCTYREWVIRPGTNVFVRAHPKRREDGGLMLIGDEDAPMVVSTHTERELIAEDRTKEFVGFSVLPVALLLLLLALTLG
- a CDS encoding DUF1416 domain-containing protein, translated to MSDNGCGAPVGGVALADVDAKGQAVIQGVVRRGGVPLSGAYARLLDDSGDFVGEVATGEEGTFRFFAADGAWRVRVLASQGFTAEYDITAEVGKVIDLQVDA